A region from the Halobacillus mangrovi genome encodes:
- a CDS encoding Glu/Leu/Phe/Val family dehydrogenase, producing the protein MQKQQNIIEESLKALMEDETFLPDLQAQTREQAFKSLVALLSTPNHIHKSFLRITLENGTIVRIPSFRVQHSDTVGPYKGGVRFHESVNEGEVSNLAKLMTLKNALHELPFGGGKGGVVINPKEYTIKELNLICKKYVQYFEDILGPDKDIPAPDVGTGEREMDWMMGEYKNTHPGQPYRNSFTGKSIVNGGSLGRREATGKGVYYTFRYMMHNYVKENKKWLSETENIFANTALDHYEQKLTMAVQGFGNLGSVAALEAYKCSYLQNKIVAVSDHNVMIYNEDGLDIPAIVKFTKENDGDLPTNEEALQNHDIKAEIRERDDLLTLDVDVLLLAALEDQIHEDNMEDIQARLIIEGANGPITEVADKYLADKGVLIVPDILANAGGVIVSYYEWIQGREAQFMTEDEVYQRLFDRMKNTMDTILPQFFGDPFPLRQNSYIHAVMKLSTIMYRQGKLY; encoded by the coding sequence TCTTATGGAAGACGAAACCTTTTTACCTGATTTACAGGCACAGACACGTGAACAGGCGTTTAAATCACTTGTCGCATTGCTTTCGACACCTAACCACATACATAAATCCTTTCTGAGGATTACGTTGGAGAATGGAACGATTGTACGAATTCCTTCTTTCCGTGTCCAGCATAGTGACACAGTTGGACCTTACAAAGGCGGCGTTCGTTTTCACGAATCCGTCAACGAAGGAGAAGTATCGAATTTAGCTAAACTGATGACTTTAAAAAATGCGCTGCATGAACTCCCTTTTGGCGGAGGAAAAGGCGGCGTTGTTATTAATCCAAAAGAATACACAATTAAAGAACTCAACCTAATCTGTAAAAAATACGTCCAATATTTCGAAGACATTCTGGGCCCGGATAAAGATATCCCTGCTCCTGATGTAGGTACAGGAGAAAGAGAAATGGACTGGATGATGGGAGAATATAAGAATACACACCCGGGTCAGCCTTATCGGAACAGCTTTACGGGTAAAAGTATTGTTAACGGCGGCTCATTAGGACGAAGAGAGGCAACCGGCAAAGGTGTTTACTATACGTTCCGCTATATGATGCACAATTACGTGAAGGAAAATAAAAAGTGGCTTAGTGAAACGGAAAATATATTCGCCAACACAGCTCTTGATCATTACGAACAAAAACTGACTATGGCTGTCCAAGGTTTTGGTAATTTGGGATCTGTAGCAGCCTTAGAGGCATACAAATGTAGTTATTTACAAAACAAAATTGTCGCTGTCAGCGATCACAATGTCATGATATACAATGAGGATGGTTTAGACATTCCTGCAATAGTAAAGTTCACCAAAGAAAATGACGGTGATCTGCCTACTAATGAAGAAGCCCTTCAAAACCATGACATTAAAGCGGAGATACGGGAACGCGATGACTTACTCACTTTGGATGTCGATGTTCTTCTTTTAGCTGCTTTAGAAGATCAAATTCATGAGGATAATATGGAGGATATTCAGGCTCGTCTAATTATCGAGGGTGCAAATGGACCAATCACGGAAGTTGCAGACAAATACCTTGCTGATAAAGGGGTCTTGATTGTCCCTGATATTTTAGCCAATGCCGGTGGTGTGATCGTATCGTATTATGAATGGATTCAAGGAAGAGAAGCGCAGTTTATGACAGAGGACGAAGTTTACCAGCGTCTCTTCGATAGAATGAAGAATACGATGGATACGATTCTTCCACAATTTTTTGGGGATCCATTTCCATTGAGGCAAAATAGTTACATTCATGCAGTAATGAAACTTTCAACCATTATGTACCGTCAGGGTAAATTGTATTAA
- the ppc gene encoding phosphoenolpyruvate carboxylase, whose amino-acid sequence MTTQSRTNDHTTPLRQDISSLGKMLGNILVHHGGDELLNKVETIRTLTKDLRNNPTEKTYDQLKEEIHSLEPPMRAQVIRAFSIYFHLVNIAEQNHRIRRRREYQLREDHGVQPFSLDSAVQNLKENNFSKEVIQDVLNHLSLELIITAHPTEATKRTVLEIQKRIATILKQLDHPQLTKHEKESLLDSLQNEVTVLWQTDELRERKPTVMDEVRNGLYYFDETLFEVLPDIHQELETRLEEAYPDEDWSVPNFLRFGSWIGGDRDGNPNVTPDVTWKTLQKQRELVLKKYEGVIIELMKRFSHSTSQIEVSEKLIRSVKEQESLLPNDKKWRADKEIYRRKFAIILERLRQVGKSETGYQYADELLEDLKQIQESAVTHQPGKGELKKLRKLVRQVELFGFHLATLDIRNHSGEHESAIAELLKKVGIVEDYSSLEESEKLKVLQDVLKDPRPISLLNEDYSESTQEMLKVFQMIREAHIEFGRRSIEVYLISMTESASDLLEVLVLAKEAGIYRLHTDGTVESNINVAPLLETVDDLVAGPEILKTLFEMDVYNKHLAEHDNHQEIMLGYSDGSKDGGTLTANWRLYKAQLEIHDMAREYNVGLKFFHGRGGSLGRGGGPLNRSLLSQPVETLGDSVKITEQGEVLSSRYMLTDIAYRSLEQAASTLLEGAANVSQESEQGHHREEIWEKAMEEISEVSLKKYQSLVFGDKDFLTYFNEATPLQEISELNIGSRPMKRKDSSKFENLRAIPWVFAWTQNRQLIPAWYASGAGLSHYASQSDEHLAQLKQMYESWPFFRTTINNLQMALTKADIQTAKEYKELVNDQEVGERIFNTIVEEYDRTKEVLLQISGDQELLDHQPTIKDSVRLRNPYVDPLNFLQVELIKELRQNEDINDDILTEVLLTISGIAAGLRNTG is encoded by the coding sequence GTGACTACTCAAAGTAGAACAAACGATCATACTACTCCATTACGCCAGGACATCAGTTCCCTCGGTAAGATGTTAGGAAACATTCTCGTTCATCACGGCGGTGATGAACTGTTGAATAAAGTAGAGACCATCCGAACGCTTACTAAAGATCTGAGGAACAACCCTACTGAAAAAACATATGACCAACTAAAAGAAGAAATCCATAGCCTCGAACCACCTATGCGCGCTCAAGTGATTCGCGCGTTTTCTATCTATTTTCACCTCGTCAATATCGCTGAACAAAACCACCGTATTCGCAGACGCCGCGAATATCAACTCAGAGAAGACCACGGTGTACAGCCTTTCTCACTCGATAGTGCTGTACAAAACCTAAAAGAAAATAACTTCTCTAAAGAAGTCATTCAAGATGTACTAAACCATCTATCGTTAGAGCTGATCATTACCGCTCACCCGACAGAAGCAACAAAGCGTACCGTACTTGAAATCCAAAAACGAATTGCTACGATTCTGAAACAGCTGGATCATCCTCAATTGACGAAGCATGAAAAAGAAAGCCTGCTAGACAGCCTGCAAAATGAGGTGACCGTTCTTTGGCAGACCGATGAGCTTCGCGAGCGAAAACCAACGGTCATGGATGAAGTACGTAACGGGCTTTATTATTTCGACGAAACGCTATTTGAAGTTCTGCCAGATATTCATCAGGAGCTGGAAACGCGCTTGGAAGAAGCCTATCCTGATGAAGATTGGTCGGTACCGAACTTTTTACGTTTTGGCTCCTGGATCGGCGGTGACCGTGACGGAAATCCAAATGTTACCCCAGATGTAACGTGGAAGACACTTCAAAAGCAGCGTGAGCTTGTTTTGAAAAAATATGAAGGGGTCATCATTGAACTGATGAAACGATTCAGCCACTCTACATCACAGATAGAGGTATCTGAAAAGCTGATTCGATCTGTCAAGGAGCAAGAAAGTCTGCTTCCTAATGACAAAAAATGGCGTGCGGATAAAGAAATCTATCGTCGTAAATTTGCAATCATCTTAGAACGGCTGCGCCAGGTCGGAAAATCTGAAACAGGTTACCAGTATGCTGATGAGTTGCTGGAAGATTTAAAACAGATTCAGGAAAGCGCAGTTACCCACCAGCCAGGAAAAGGCGAGTTGAAAAAATTACGTAAACTGGTTCGACAAGTGGAACTGTTCGGGTTCCATTTAGCTACACTTGATATTCGAAACCATAGTGGTGAACATGAATCAGCCATTGCCGAACTTCTGAAAAAAGTCGGCATCGTTGAAGACTATAGTTCACTTGAAGAAAGTGAAAAATTGAAGGTGCTTCAAGATGTTCTGAAAGACCCGCGTCCTATTTCTCTGTTGAATGAGGATTATTCTGAGTCAACTCAGGAAATGCTGAAAGTCTTTCAAATGATCCGCGAAGCACATATTGAATTCGGAAGACGCTCAATCGAAGTGTATTTGATCAGTATGACCGAATCGGCAAGCGACTTGCTTGAAGTCCTTGTCCTTGCTAAAGAGGCAGGTATTTATCGTCTTCATACGGACGGGACAGTGGAAAGTAACATCAATGTAGCTCCACTCCTTGAAACGGTCGACGACCTCGTTGCAGGACCTGAAATATTGAAAACACTCTTTGAAATGGATGTTTACAACAAACACTTGGCTGAGCATGACAATCATCAGGAGATCATGCTGGGATATTCAGATGGAAGTAAAGATGGCGGAACATTGACGGCAAACTGGCGTCTTTACAAAGCCCAGCTTGAGATTCATGACATGGCCCGCGAATACAATGTGGGACTTAAGTTCTTCCACGGCCGTGGTGGCTCCCTTGGACGTGGCGGCGGCCCGCTCAATCGCAGTCTTCTTTCTCAACCAGTAGAAACTCTAGGGGACAGTGTGAAAATTACAGAACAAGGGGAAGTATTATCTTCCAGGTACATGCTTACTGACATTGCGTACCGCAGTCTTGAACAAGCTGCTTCCACACTCCTGGAAGGGGCTGCAAATGTTTCCCAAGAATCTGAGCAGGGCCACCACCGTGAAGAAATATGGGAAAAAGCAATGGAAGAAATCTCAGAAGTTTCTCTTAAGAAATATCAGTCTCTTGTCTTCGGAGATAAAGATTTCTTAACCTACTTTAATGAAGCGACGCCACTGCAGGAAATCAGTGAATTGAACATTGGTTCCCGCCCAATGAAACGGAAAGACAGTTCGAAGTTTGAAAACCTGCGCGCGATCCCGTGGGTTTTTGCGTGGACACAAAACCGCCAGCTGATTCCAGCCTGGTATGCTTCAGGAGCAGGCCTATCACACTATGCTTCTCAAAGTGATGAACATCTGGCTCAGCTGAAACAAATGTATGAAAGCTGGCCTTTCTTCCGCACAACTATCAATAACTTGCAGATGGCCTTGACAAAAGCTGATATTCAAACTGCAAAAGAATACAAGGAACTTGTCAATGATCAGGAAGTTGGCGAACGTATCTTCAATACAATTGTTGAGGAATATGATCGCACGAAGGAAGTGCTATTGCAGATTTCAGGGGATCAGGAGCTATTGGATCACCAGCCGACCATCAAAGATTCAGTACGACTGCGTAATCCATATGTTGATCCGCTGAACTTCTTACAAGTGGAGTTAATTAAGGAGCTCCGCCAAAACGAAGATATCAACGATGACATTTTAACTGAGGTGCTGCTGACCATCAGTGGAATTGCAGCTGGTCTTCGTAATACAGGTTGA